The following proteins are encoded in a genomic region of Sebastes fasciatus isolate fSebFas1 chromosome 12, fSebFas1.pri, whole genome shotgun sequence:
- the uts2r3 gene encoding urotensin-2 receptor gives MDLSGSLPPPSPYTFPIIPNVSAPSSPPSISPSPSLASTALFCSLLSLLSLMGITGNLYTMGLLLRRRRSRRRRGAGPNCCLMRVPVPSCLANSTSPSSSPFSSSSPSSSLHLQVLSLAFADLLYLFTAPFIVYDSLASGWAFGEPGCRLLLSLDLLTMHASIFTLTAMSLDRYRAVAHPLHTSSSNSSGLLRVGLAWGLAVALSLPMMITLHLEDGENQEGQLCVPAWDEQSSMAYMSVLFCTSILGPGLAIGALYATLGRLYWVSQTRPAWASGSSTACPPRAPKPKVLLLILGIVLAFWACFLPFWIWQLLPLYQPDMLRTVPVGTQVTVNRILTGLTYGNSCVNPFFYTLLTGKRRRNRQTLTSANQLCRKSSPMQ, from the coding sequence ATGGACCTCTCAGGCTCTTTGCCACCACCATCCCCATACACCTTCCCTATTATCCCCAACGTCTCTGCTccgtcctcccctccctccatctctccttcaCCTAGCTTGGCGTCTACAGCTCTCTTctgctccctcctctccctcctctccctgatGGGCATCACAGGAAACCTGTACACTATGGGCCTCCTCCTGAGGCGCAGGAGGAGTAGGAGAAGACGTGGAGCGGGACCAAACTGCTGCCTAATGAGAGTACCTGTACCGTCCTGCCTGGCCAACTCCACCTCgccttcctcctcccctttctcctcctcctccccctcctcctctcttcacctcCAGGTGCTGAGCCTCGCTTTTGCCGATCTGCTCTACCTTTTCACCGCCCCCTTCATCGTGTACGACAGCCTGGCGTCCGGGTGGGCCTTTGGCGAGCCGGGCTGCCGTCTCCTCCTGAGCCTCGACCTCCTCACCATGCACGCCTCCATCTTCACTCTCACCGCCATGAGTCTGGACCGCTACCGGGCTGTGGCCCATCCCCtgcacacctcctcctccaactcCTCGGGCCTGCTGCGTGTAGGCCTGGCCTGGGGGCTGGCTGTGGCTCTCAGTCTGCCGATGATGATCACGCTGCACCTGGAGGACGGGGAGAACCAGGAGGGCCAGCTGTGCGTGCCGGCGTGGGACGAGCAGAGCTCCATGGCCTATATGAGCGTGCTCTTTTGCACCAGCATCCTCGGGCCTGGGCTGGCCATCGGAGCACTTTACGCCACTCTAGGCCGGCTGTACTGGGTGTCTCAGACCAGGCCGGCCTGGGCCAGTGGGAGCAGCACTGCTTGTCCTCCCCGTGCCCCCAAACCCAAAGTCCTGCTCCTCATCCTGGGTATCGTCCTGGCCTTCTGGGCCTGCTTCCTCCCCTTCTGGATCTGGCAGCTGCTGCCGCTCTACCAGCCCGACATGCTGCGGACAGTACCAGTGGGGACACAGGTGACAGTGAATCGTATCCTCACAGGGCTGACGTACGGAAACTCCTGTGTGAATCCATTCTTCTACACACTATTGACTGGGAAACGAAGACGCAACCGGCAGACACTGACCTCAGCAAATCAGCTCTGCCGTAAGAGCAGTCCAatgcagtag